Proteins co-encoded in one Balearica regulorum gibbericeps isolate bBalReg1 chromosome 24, bBalReg1.pri, whole genome shotgun sequence genomic window:
- the CNP gene encoding 2',3'-cyclic-nucleotide 3'-phosphodiesterase isoform X2, producing MSTQSAKERPESLQFPFLDDEDTISTVKESKTFFILRGLPGSGKSTLAQAIQDRYKDACKVISVDSYKITPLIRSTIPEEYSKVDEDLVDYCKRDISVIVLDDTHHERERLDQLFDIADKYRYKVIFAEPKTQWRMDCSQLKDKNQWKLSVEELKKMKPSLEKEFLPMYFGWFLSKRSSEILRKAGQAFLDELGSLKAFKKESKYFASAIEDPKIKIDLTSYFVKRPPGVLHCTTKYTEFGKAAGAEEYAQQEAVKASYGKGFTLSVSALFITTKTVGARVELNEQQLLLWPGDADKILPTDNLPKGSRAHITLGCANGVEAVQTGLDLLEFVKLEKAGNKGDEVGEIGGGKLLYFDNGMWMLNLSKKMDVKAIFSGYYGKGKLVPTQSTNKRGSAFSSCTII from the exons atgtctACTCaatcagcaaaagaaagacCTGAAAGCTTGCAGTTCCCTTTCCTTGACGATGAAGATACCATCTCCACAGTCAAAGAATCTAAAACCTTCTTTATTTTAAGAGGCCTGCCTGGCAGTGGGAAGTCCACTCTTGCCCAGGCGATTCAAGATAGGTATAAAGATGCCTGCAAGGTCATCTCTGTTGATAGCTATAAAATTACACCTTTAATTAGAAGCACCATTCCTGAAGAGTATTCAAAGGTGGATGAGGATCTAGTTGACTATTGCAAACGAGATATCAGCGTTATCGTTTTGGATGACACTCACCACGAGAGGGAACGACTGGACCAACTCTTTGATATTGCTGACAAATACCGGTACAAAGTCATCTTTGCTGAGCCCAAAACCCAGTGGCGAATGGATTGCTCGCAGCTGAAGGACAAGAATCAATGGAAACTGTCAGTGGAAGAGCTGAAGAAGATGAAGCCGAGCTTGGAGAAGGAATTCCTACCCATGTATTTTGGGTGGTTTTTGAGCAAAAGAAGCTCGGAGATCCTGAGGAAGGCTGGCCAGGCCTTCTTAGATGAGCTTGGAAGTCTCAAAGCCTTCAAAAAGGAGAGTAAATACT TTGCCTCTGCTATCGAAGatcccaaaataaaaatagatctcACCAGCTACTTCGTGAAGAGGCCGCCTGGAGTCTTACACTGCACCACAAAATACACCGAGTTTGGAAAAGCAGCGGGAGCCGAGGAATACGCACAGCAGGAA GCTGTGAAGGCTTCCTACGGCAAAGGCTTCACCTTGTCCGTTTCCGCTCTGTTCATCACAACAAAAACTGTCGGTGCTCGCGTAGAGCTGAAcgagcagcagctgctgctgtggccagGGGACGCCGATAAGATCCTGCCGACTGACAACCTCCCAAAAGGCAGCCGGGCTCACATCACCCTCGGCTGCGCCAACGGCGTCGAAGCCGTCCAAACTGGGCTCGATCTGCTGGAGTTCGTGAAACTGGAGAAGGCAGGGAACAAAGGGGATGAAGTGGGAGAAATTGGAGGAGGGAAACTGCTGTATTTTGATAACGGTATGTGGATGCTCAACCTTTCTAAAAAGATGGATGTGAAGGCAATATTCTCAGGTTActatggaaaaggaaaacttgtgCCAACGCAGAGCACCAACAAGCGGGGCTCTGCTTTTAGTTCCTGCACCATCATCTAG
- the CNP gene encoding 2',3'-cyclic-nucleotide 3'-phosphodiesterase isoform X1 — MNRSFSKKSHTFLPKIFRKMSTQSAKERPESLQFPFLDDEDTISTVKESKTFFILRGLPGSGKSTLAQAIQDRYKDACKVISVDSYKITPLIRSTIPEEYSKVDEDLVDYCKRDISVIVLDDTHHERERLDQLFDIADKYRYKVIFAEPKTQWRMDCSQLKDKNQWKLSVEELKKMKPSLEKEFLPMYFGWFLSKRSSEILRKAGQAFLDELGSLKAFKKESKYFASAIEDPKIKIDLTSYFVKRPPGVLHCTTKYTEFGKAAGAEEYAQQEAVKASYGKGFTLSVSALFITTKTVGARVELNEQQLLLWPGDADKILPTDNLPKGSRAHITLGCANGVEAVQTGLDLLEFVKLEKAGNKGDEVGEIGGGKLLYFDNGMWMLNLSKKMDVKAIFSGYYGKGKLVPTQSTNKRGSAFSSCTII, encoded by the exons ATG AACAGAAGCTTCTCAAAGAAGAGTCACACATTCCTGcctaaaatatttagaaaaatgtctACTCaatcagcaaaagaaagacCTGAAAGCTTGCAGTTCCCTTTCCTTGACGATGAAGATACCATCTCCACAGTCAAAGAATCTAAAACCTTCTTTATTTTAAGAGGCCTGCCTGGCAGTGGGAAGTCCACTCTTGCCCAGGCGATTCAAGATAGGTATAAAGATGCCTGCAAGGTCATCTCTGTTGATAGCTATAAAATTACACCTTTAATTAGAAGCACCATTCCTGAAGAGTATTCAAAGGTGGATGAGGATCTAGTTGACTATTGCAAACGAGATATCAGCGTTATCGTTTTGGATGACACTCACCACGAGAGGGAACGACTGGACCAACTCTTTGATATTGCTGACAAATACCGGTACAAAGTCATCTTTGCTGAGCCCAAAACCCAGTGGCGAATGGATTGCTCGCAGCTGAAGGACAAGAATCAATGGAAACTGTCAGTGGAAGAGCTGAAGAAGATGAAGCCGAGCTTGGAGAAGGAATTCCTACCCATGTATTTTGGGTGGTTTTTGAGCAAAAGAAGCTCGGAGATCCTGAGGAAGGCTGGCCAGGCCTTCTTAGATGAGCTTGGAAGTCTCAAAGCCTTCAAAAAGGAGAGTAAATACT TTGCCTCTGCTATCGAAGatcccaaaataaaaatagatctcACCAGCTACTTCGTGAAGAGGCCGCCTGGAGTCTTACACTGCACCACAAAATACACCGAGTTTGGAAAAGCAGCGGGAGCCGAGGAATACGCACAGCAGGAA GCTGTGAAGGCTTCCTACGGCAAAGGCTTCACCTTGTCCGTTTCCGCTCTGTTCATCACAACAAAAACTGTCGGTGCTCGCGTAGAGCTGAAcgagcagcagctgctgctgtggccagGGGACGCCGATAAGATCCTGCCGACTGACAACCTCCCAAAAGGCAGCCGGGCTCACATCACCCTCGGCTGCGCCAACGGCGTCGAAGCCGTCCAAACTGGGCTCGATCTGCTGGAGTTCGTGAAACTGGAGAAGGCAGGGAACAAAGGGGATGAAGTGGGAGAAATTGGAGGAGGGAAACTGCTGTATTTTGATAACGGTATGTGGATGCTCAACCTTTCTAAAAAGATGGATGTGAAGGCAATATTCTCAGGTTActatggaaaaggaaaacttgtgCCAACGCAGAGCACCAACAAGCGGGGCTCTGCTTTTAGTTCCTGCACCATCATCTAG